GGTGCTAGGGTTTGTGCTTCACACGACTGATTTGCTTCAGCCCCATCATACTTGGACTACCTCTGACCTTAACCATTCAGGTTGGGAGTCCTGGGTTGCGGACTACTATTTTAGTGAAAACCTTAATGACTTTAATAAAGTAAAGACTGCAATGAATAGCTTTACGCCTATTCCTGAAGGCTCAAATGATATTCGTCCGTTACTAACAGAGGGGGGCGCTTTCTCTTACTCAAATGGTGGGATTGTATTAAGTAGTCAAAACCATAGTGACCGTGTTCAAGTAGCAGAGCAGACTATCCCCCACGCCATTGCGATGGTTGTTCATATCTTAAACCATGCAGCAAAACGATTTTAATGGCGGTTTTTAATACCGGTTAATAGTAATCGTTTTGTATAAGCGTCGCCCGATATCTAGGACGTATCGGGCATTAATTATTGGTAGTCAGGTTGCGTGTCTATTGTAGATGTAAGTAACTTGACCTGATCTGAGAGCAGTTATGAATCTATCACTGGTTTTTAGAGTCTTTGGCTTTATCGCCCTTTCTTTTTACTCGCTCATAATAGTAGCTGCGATTGAAAAGCCAGTTGCAGGTATTGCGACCATTGATGACCCCACAATAGTTGCTAGTGTTGATGGTTATCAGTTTCCTACTGTCAGTGTCGACTTGCTATACCAGAGTGTTTCTCAAGGTAAGCGTCCGATGCGGTACGGCGATCTGGTTAATGGACTTATCGAGAATAGGTTATTAGCTGAATATGCAGAAAGCGAGTTGGGTATTGAGGCCTTGATGCGCAATAACCCTGTTGGGTTTCCTATCGAGATCTATTTGGATGATCAATACATCGGTCTGGTTCAAACCGCCTTTCAAGCGCCTTTAGCTGAGTTTATAAAGGTGAATATTGGTGATACTCCAGAGTCCATTATCACGTCATATATCGAAAATAATAAACAGCCACTCACAGATATTCTGGAAACAAAAAAACGCATGGAGTATCGGCTTACAGAGTCAGAAAAAGCGGCGGCAGAAAAGTTGGTTGTTGCAGAATACACCTTGCCTGATCAGGTCAGTCAGTCGATATCGTTATTGGATATATATGCACGCCAGAATATACAGGGGCGAATTAAGTTGCATCAGTTTGATTTTGCCTTTATCTCTGGGCAGATTAATCAGCTTGTCTCTTCGGCAACGGTTAAGTGGTGGGCTAAACACCATTCTGGTCTGTCAGATCGTGATATTGAGGTACTGCAGCAGTTTATAAAAGACAGACACTATAAATCGAGAGTAATAGCTCATTATGGGGTAAGCGAAGATATACATGATGATAACCCAGCACTTGATGAAGCATTTAAAAATGTAACAGACGGGGAAATCAAACAATATTATAAAGCCAATAAAGAGAAGTTTAGGCGCATCGAGTATGTTGAAGCTAGGCATATTCGACTTTTGGACTTTGAAACTGCAGGAGATGTGAAGTTAGCGCTTGATCAGGGTATGCCTTTTTCTGAGGCAGCTGAAAAATTCTCAATAGCTGATTCCAAAAATGCCAAGCCTGCAGGCAGCTTAGGTCGCGTGACTGCTGAAAAAGGTGGCAGTGGCTGGGCTAAAAGTGCCGTATTTGCGCTAAAAGAAGGCGTCGTATCGAGACCTATTCGATCGCCACAGGCTGATGGCAAAACGGTCTACTGGGAAATATTCTTAGTCGACAAACGCAAAGAGGGCTATTTTGATGTTGATAGCGAGACCGTGCGATATTTAGCCGGTAAAGAAGTGGCTAGAAGCAACCTTGAAAAACGGTTTAGGTCGGTCAGAATGCAACTATTCGAGCAGGCAGACTTGAAAATTAACACTCAATTGATAAACCGTTGAGGTTTTGAGTAGCAGAGATGGGTTGATCTGTCGTTGTTACTGCGGGTTGGTGGTTACTGCGGGTTGGTAGTTACTGCGGGTTGGTAGTTGCGACAGGGTTGATTTGGTGTGAATGTTGAAAATGAAAATATCTAATTTGTTGTTGATCGCCTTATTGGGCGTATGTGCAATAGCATTGGGCTTGGCGTTAGGTTACGTCAGCTCGGCGCAGACAGATAGGAGTGCCCAATCTGCAGAGACAGAGCACGATAACTCTGTCACTCAGACAACAGCTATCAATCGAGAGCAATCATCTTCTGATGCGCTCAAACGACAGACGGCCAATATGAGTGAAAGTAACGTTACTCTAGATAATCTTGAACCAGATGAAACGCATTACCTGTTCGATCAGGCTGCTATTGACTCTATGGCTGATGCTCGCATAAATGGTGATGATAGAGCGCCTCCAATCGGTAAGAGTGTTGAGCCTCAACAGCCAACGGCCCAAGAACTGGAAAGCCCTGAGCTATATCTTGAATATGAGTCTAGGCATGAGAAAAAAATCTATAAAGCATACATCGATGCGGCAGATACCAAAATTGAGATGTTAGAGGCTCAGATTGCGCTAGCAAAAGAGCAGGGGCTTTCGAAAGAAGAGATAGCAGTGGGAGTTGAAAAAGTTACGCGAATAAGGAGTATGAGGGAGCAGTTGTTAGTCGAAAATCCAGAACTCAAAGAGTAAACGGAAAGCAGAGAGTAGACTGAAAACAAAGAGTAGACTGAAAAACTGTTAAACAAAAAAAGTGCTGTTCCATCAGCACCTTAAGTAGATTACTTCTCAGCTCGGAGATTCAAATGAAAAGCCTGATTAATTGCTTCATTAGTTATTATAGAGTGCGAGCCTGTTGTTATTAGAATATTTTACGCTTAGTGTCGT
This genomic window from Alkalimarinus sediminis contains:
- a CDS encoding peptidylprolyl isomerase, producing the protein MNLSLVFRVFGFIALSFYSLIIVAAIEKPVAGIATIDDPTIVASVDGYQFPTVSVDLLYQSVSQGKRPMRYGDLVNGLIENRLLAEYAESELGIEALMRNNPVGFPIEIYLDDQYIGLVQTAFQAPLAEFIKVNIGDTPESIITSYIENNKQPLTDILETKKRMEYRLTESEKAAAEKLVVAEYTLPDQVSQSISLLDIYARQNIQGRIKLHQFDFAFISGQINQLVSSATVKWWAKHHSGLSDRDIEVLQQFIKDRHYKSRVIAHYGVSEDIHDDNPALDEAFKNVTDGEIKQYYKANKEKFRRIEYVEARHIRLLDFETAGDVKLALDQGMPFSEAAEKFSIADSKNAKPAGSLGRVTAEKGGSGWAKSAVFALKEGVVSRPIRSPQADGKTVYWEIFLVDKRKEGYFDVDSETVRYLAGKEVARSNLEKRFRSVRMQLFEQADLKINTQLINR